The DNA window CCGAGTCTCAGGGTTCCGGCAATAATTGCCGCTCCAATGTTTCCGAGGACTCCAATAGATCGGTGAGTTCTTCTTCTAATTTTGGAAATAATTCAGTGAAAAATGGAGTTgttgataaaaaaataaagttcGAAGAATTTAATTGTAAAGTTAACAATAAATCAttgttgaaaaggaaaaaagaaggcgAAGATGTCAATAACGTTGAATCGAGGACgaataaatttcaaaaatccaGTGTTAATTTGGCTAGTAATGCTGAGAATAGTAATagcaataacaataacaatattTTGAGTGAAGAAGATGAGAGGAGAAGAGCTAGGTTAATCAGGAATAGAGAGAGTGCTCAGTTGTCACGGCAAAGGAAGAAGCATTATGTTGAGGAATTGGAAGATAAGGTGAAAAATATGCATTCTACAATTCAAGATCTGAATGCAAAAATTACATATTTTATGGCTGAAAATGCCACCTTGAGGCAGCAATTGGGTGGTGGCGGGGTGGCTCCACCTCCAATGGCGCCTCCACCACCTGGCGTGTACCCACCAATGATGTACCCGTGGATGCCATGTGGCGTTCCACCCTACATGATGAAGCCACAGGGATCGCAGGTGCCATTGGTTCCGATTCCAAGGTTGAAATCCCAGCAACCTGCTCCTGCCCCGAAAGGAAATAAGAAGGCGGACAGTAAGAAGACTGAAGGGAAGACTAAGAAGGTTGCAAGTGTTAGTTTCTTGGGATTGTTGTGTTTTGTACTACTATTTGGTGGATTGGCTCCCATGGTGAATGTGAGGTATGGGGGTGTGAGGGAGGCTTTTTCTGGTGGAAAGGATTACATTGAGAATCAGTTTTATGAGAAACATCATGGCAGAGTGTTGACCGCAAGTGGGAATTTGACTGATAGTGATTATGGTGGAAAATTTGGTGGTGGAAAAGATTATAATGAAAAAGGGATTAAGCTCAATGGTACTGAGCCTCTTGTGGCCTCGCTGTTTGTTCCAAGGAATGACAAACTTGTGAAGATAGATGGAAACTTGATAATTCATTCTGTTTTGGCTAGTGAGAAAGCCATGGCGTCTCGTAAAGATGCTGCAAGTGAAGTGGGTGGTGAGACTCGGCTTGTACCAGTTTCGGGTGGAAGACCTGCTCACCTCTATAGAAGTTCAACTGATCGACAGAGGGCTCTTGGTTCTGGTTCTGTTGGGAGTGACAATTTGAAATCACCAGCAGCTGATGGCAGATTGCAGCAGTGGTTCCGTGAGGGCCTTGCTGGTAAGTTACTTTAAATGCTTTCTTCTTCTGCCAATTCATTATTTCTGCGTTTACTTTTGAGTAGTGTGTTTTGCATCATATCAACTGTTTGTGCTCTTAAAGTTGTGTTCGCGCTGCTATATGAAATTTGGTTTCTGTGATTAAGTAACATCTTCTTTGCATTTTGGTTTTCATACGATATGTTGCTTCTTTGGCCAGCCTCTTGTAGTATCAGCAATTCTATTGTTGATTCTGGAGTCCGATGGATTGATGTGTGGGTATCTCTTGCACAGTGAAGATTTTATGTTACTTTCTTGTTATTGCCCTCCTTTGGACTAATCATTTGATTTTCTCATGCTCCTCCAAAGGATTGCTATCCAGTTGAGAATCCTGTGATTTTGGTGGAAGACGACTTTATGATCGTACTGCTCCACAGATTTCCccctttttttgtgtttttttttttgggggggggggggtgctTAGTTTACCACACCTGTCATAAGCTTTAGACCTATGTTGCCCGGACTCTTCACTGGGCCCTACTGTAGCTGTGTTCTGACTCTTCATTTTCCACTAGACTAGCAGTGTCGGCTGGACTCTGTATCCGAGTCATGTTGACATAGATTTAGACCAGATAATACTTTTGTATAGAGTAATATAGGCTTTCAGAGTCAAGTTCTGATATTCATTTTGTGCCGCATGAGGAATTTCAGTTTCCTTAGATTATTCTTATTGGTTAcgattttttttcttggtattCATGACCTTTGTTTGTTCCCCTTTTCGCAGGTCCAATGTTAAGTTCAGGAATGTGCACTGAAGTGTTCCAGTTTGATGTGTCTTCAGCTTCGGGCCCAGGAGCCATTGTTCCAGCTACTTCTGCAAGGAATGTCACTGAGAAGCAAAGCCGGAATTCTACAGATCTCAACAAAGGAAGGAATAGAAGGATTCTCCGTGGTGTTCCTATTCCCCTTCCTGGGTCGTCTCACAACATATCTGAAGATGTAGGAAGGACCTCAAAGAAAGAGAACTTTAGCGGAAATAACTTGCTTTCACCAATGGTTGTTTCTGTGCTCGTGGATCCTAGGGAGGTAGGTGATGCAGATGTTGATGGTGTGATGGGAGCAAAATCCCTCTCTCGGATTTTTGTTGTTGTGCTGATAGACAGTGTCAAATATGTCACTTATTCATGCATGCTCCCATTCAAGGGAGCCGGTCCTCATCTGGTTACTACCTGAAGATGGAAGTAGAGCTCCATGGTGATAGTAATAGACTATAGACATCATATTAATCAGTTTTGTAGATAGCTAAAGCTATGTAATTGTGGCAGGTAAGATAGCTATAGCTTGAACTTTTGAATAAGCTAACCTCTTTATGAGACTGGACAGTGTAATTTTCTACTATTAGGATGATACATGCAGTACTTACAATTTCAGTGATCCTTTTATATTAATGTACTATgctaatttgaaaatttaaagtGCTGTGAAGTTTTCATCTGACAAATGTTTTATCTTTAGGAGATCTTGTGGCCAAGTTGCTGCATCcaaatttacaaataattaGGAAATTGTTAAAAGAGTTGGaatgaaccatgagaaaataaTAGGtggtcttcttttttttttttcccatcttTTTGGAGGGTATAATAGGTGGTCTTTAAGTCTTTGCAGCCATTCATTCTGGAATTGGTATTTCCAAAGAAAATTAGTAAATTGCTTCTTTGGTTGGAACTGGCTGAGTCACTCCGAATGGGACTCGAAAATTTTTCATTCCGAGGGTGAAGAATCATCAGGCAGCTCAGGGGATGGAAGCATGGAAGTTCACACGCAGAACATCATAAATGTTTTCAACATGCTAGCTCATTTGCTGAGTGGTACCTCCAGTTGCGGAAGTCTTTGGTGGCTTGACGTATACTTCTAACAGTTTTTCTTCAGTGGGTGGTGGTTGTCATCAAGTTTTTCTTGTCGTACAGTATAATAAATTTCCTTTGCTGGATGTAGTTGTCAATCCAGCTTTACCCATAGTACCAAGTTGAAGTCAACAAGAAAGGCTATATTTAGAAGCAGGCAAGAACTCATTTCTGTTTTGCGTCTACTTAGTCACTCTATCCTGGTAACGCATGCCAATGTTTCCATAGCCCATCTTAACataaaaagaaaactaatgATCATAGGACATGCCCTGATAATGCATTTACTTGTATACGAACTTTTCAGTTAGAGCCTGAGGAAGAGGGTCAGCATATACAATTTAAGCCCATTGCTCTAACCTTTTCGTTATCAGTTTCTGGGTAGATGATTTTACACTCATTTAATCCTCCATAAAGCAAACGAAACAACTCATTAGTGTGAACGGTTTGTAATGACAATTATCACTTAATTTCCAGACGTTTGTAATTGCTCCGCCTTCCACTTCTTGGGGTTGGTCGTGAAGTACAAAAGGAACATTATTGATCCTTCAGGGCTCATTACATCAGAAACGCTTTTCAAACTTCGACATGGCTTTCCTGCGTTGTGTTAATGCAGGCAAAGAACATAGGGAGGTATAGGACATGTAAACCAGAACATTTTGGTTCAACAGGCGCACATTTTAACCCCATATCAGGTCAAAAGAGTAAAAGAGAACTTGACTAAGAATTCTGTAAGAAATTACACTTCGAAGGAATCCAGGATCGCTTGCAATGTTGTCCTGGATGACGGCCATTGCTTGTCATCGGCACTGGCGACGAAGAGGACCACAGTGTTACCTTTGGCTGTTGCCTTTGCAAGATTATGCGATCCTGTCAGAGCGTATGGAGTCTCGAGAACATACTTATAGTACTGCGCAAGAA is part of the Coffea eugenioides isolate CCC68of chromosome 6, Ceug_1.0, whole genome shotgun sequence genome and encodes:
- the LOC113774603 gene encoding bZIP transcription factor 17: MAETVVVDPPPPPERLPNGGVLGGHDFNGLAIPPLDHTFLSQDITLGDANGQSFDPFDQNGNDDVVFDDFDFDLDFSFDDLLPAGAGAPLPDPDQFDSDCFLLHGSDPNLSQIPPDRSLKNVARAFKTTSAEFAHVSGENCVPGEGLISNPSSSLEPEVCQVSSDQVSGDRSSGMNLSSSGDRGHDVSGYLNVPSPESNGSKGSNDSRDCPSPESQGSGNNCRSNVSEDSNRSVSSSSNFGNNSVKNGVVDKKIKFEEFNCKVNNKSLLKRKKEGEDVNNVESRTNKFQKSSVNLASNAENSNSNNNNNILSEEDERRRARLIRNRESAQLSRQRKKHYVEELEDKVKNMHSTIQDLNAKITYFMAENATLRQQLGGGGVAPPPMAPPPPGVYPPMMYPWMPCGVPPYMMKPQGSQVPLVPIPRLKSQQPAPAPKGNKKADSKKTEGKTKKVASVSFLGLLCFVLLFGGLAPMVNVRYGGVREAFSGGKDYIENQFYEKHHGRVLTASGNLTDSDYGGKFGGGKDYNEKGIKLNGTEPLVASLFVPRNDKLVKIDGNLIIHSVLASEKAMASRKDAASEVGGETRLVPVSGGRPAHLYRSSTDRQRALGSGSVGSDNLKSPAADGRLQQWFREGLAGPMLSSGMCTEVFQFDVSSASGPGAIVPATSARNVTEKQSRNSTDLNKGRNRRILRGVPIPLPGSSHNISEDVGRTSKKENFSGNNLLSPMVVSVLVDPREVGDADVDGVMGAKSLSRIFVVVLIDSVKYVTYSCMLPFKGAGPHLVTT